The nucleotide sequence TTTAAAGCTTTCTCAACAGCAGCACTCAACGTGAACCCTCGATTCAAGAATCGTTGGATGTTCACAATTCTAATCAAGGTGTGCATATTATACTGCCTAGACGCACCTTTTTTAGTCTGAATTGCTGAAATGTATTTTTGCTGCTCCCAATATCTTAATTGCCGAGAAGATACTCCAGTAATTTTTGATACTTGGCCAATGCCAAAGATTAGCTTATCAGTGGCTAGAAATGATTTTTCTGGAATTTCTTCCATAACCTATTCACCTACAATGTGTTTTTATTAACTCGTTAGACAACAATCGAATTATAATTGGTAATTTTTTATTCGTCAATATTATGTATTCGATTACATTTGTCAAGTTAGTTGACAATGAATTAAGTTGAGCGTAATCTATCTTAGACTTTGTTTTTTGAAAGGAAGATAGTATTGTCTGAAAAAGTATTAGATGCAAACGGCAAGCCGTACAGTCGTGGCTTAATGGTTGCCACCATGATTTCTGGTGCGTTCTTGACCATCTTAAGTAGTACGATGTTAGCTACCGCATATCCAGCATTGATGAAGGCGTTTGACGCCTCCACTTCAACCGTCCAGTGGTTAACCACTGGTTTCTTAATGGTCAACGGGGTTATGATTCCAATTTCAGCCTGGTTGATTAGCAGATTTAGTTCCAAAACATTATATATGACTGCAATGTTTTTATTCTTAATTGGAACCACATTAGCATTTACCGCCAACGAATTTGGTGTAATCTTCGCCGGCCGAATTATTCAAGCAATTGCCGTGGGAATCTCAATGCCCCTAGCACAGACAGTTAACCTTTCGATTTTCCCTCCTGAAAAGCGGGGAACAATCATGGGTACCTTAGGGCTAGCGATGGGATTGGCTCCTGCAATCGGTCCAACACTATCAGGTTTCATCATCGATAGTTATTCATGGAGAATGTTATTTGGAATGTTAATTCCTATTAACATTCTGGTTATTATAGTAGCTTTCTTCACCGTTAAGAAAGTTCTTCCTACTTCAAAACCTTCTCTAGACATCATCTCAGCAGTATTATCAACTGTTGGTTTTGGGGCTCTCCTTTACGGGTTCTCAGAAGTCGGTGACAAAGGTTGGGGCAGCTCAGTTGTAATTATTTCAATTCTATTAGGATTAGTAGTAATTGCATTGTTCGTTGTTCGCCAACTTAAGGCAGAAAATCCTTTCTTGAACCTTC is from Lentilactobacillus curieae and encodes:
- a CDS encoding DHA2 family efflux MFS transporter permease subunit; amino-acid sequence: MVATMISGAFLTILSSTMLATAYPALMKAFDASTSTVQWLTTGFLMVNGVMIPISAWLISRFSSKTLYMTAMFLFLIGTTLAFTANEFGVIFAGRIIQAIAVGISMPLAQTVNLSIFPPEKRGTIMGTLGLAMGLAPAIGPTLSGFIIDSYSWRMLFGMLIPINILVIIVAFFTVKKVLPTSKPSLDIISAVLSTVGFGALLYGFSEVGDKGWGSSVVIISILLGLVVIALFVVRQLKAENPFLNLRVFKTKAFTITSLLSADVNVAMVGVEMVLPIYLQTVRGDSALESGLTLLPGALMIGIMSPITGRIFDRIGAKRLAMSGLILLTLGTVPFLFLTKNTPVLFPVITYAVRMVGVAMTLMPVTTSGMNALSLDQISHGTAVNNTLRQVASSVGTAILVSILSNVTKNSMPGKSLLDSMPLLYKEHATNAVLNGYAAAFLVAIVFSLIGLVLTFFLKNENTVNPLAGGDK
- a CDS encoding MerR family transcriptional regulator; translation: MEEIPEKSFLATDKLIFGIGQVSKITGVSSRQLRYWEQQKYISAIQTKKGASRQYNMHTLIRIVNIQRFLNRGFTLSAAVEKALKIDEAAPVVKQFMTTQFKGLKKEADNKFLLDFGYLDNSKKQRVWGIIENGETSFEIEDIS